gataacacTCAGGTTTTGTCCTTATGTTTGGTACCAAAAAGTAGTCTGGCCCATGGACTATTTCGACTGAAGAGCAATGAGCTTTACTCAAACTCACAAACGCATTCCTAAAATGTCCCCCAGCGACGACTCACCATATACCTGGAGGCTATCACAGGGACTAGAGTTCGCTCCAATAGTTTGTATCTTAGCCTGCAGTCCTCGCATTTATAGTTTGCCAAACGGATGCCATTAACACTCACCTGTGATATAGTATACCTGATTGGCCCACGGCCCTCCTTCACCGTCAGACCCACAGGCTGCAGATCTTCCGTATTTGTCAAAGGTCTTGTACGCTGTAGCACTGGATGCGCACCATCCTCCATCCTGAACTGCAAAGACGCTGAAATTTCGTGTTTTTGCTGCTTGGTAGCATTTTCGATTGCATTTTGCCTTTCTGTATAAGATCCATTCAACATTGGATCCTTCTCTTCTAATGATGGTATGGCCCGGTGAGGTCCGTCTTGGAAGCAACCGATTGTCTCATAacgaggaaaaagtgctaaagAAAAAATATGGTAATTTCCCATCGATTGCATATTGACTTGAAAAATAGAATAgtaatttaacaaatcgaaagaggttcagcgttgtctgtactcttatcgacaacgaaattcgtcatcacagtgtggtcaaaatgttgtggcacagtccgagtgagtccacaacaaattttgaccgcTTGTGATGACGAatttcgttgtcgataagagtacagacaacgctgaacctctttcgatttgtttttaccacaatatccAAAGctaaagaaagtgtttatttcagaccgtgaccaaaatcatgacacaaagaaagagcaagcgttgtctataactatCTATAACtatctcgcaatatgattggtttatttcccaaaatgggcgttcctgattggctattacatagCGCGACAAATTGACTCGATCATGCCACGTACAGCGTTGTGTAGACTCAACCTCATTTTGGTGAGGACCAGTTTGCTGAATAGGACTGAGATTAGCCCCGAGACTGTGTATCAAATCACTTAAAATTGAAGTGTACCAATCCGTTAAGTGTTGGCTCTTGAAGAGAGGGGCGTTGAGTTTCGGAAATCGAAGCCCGCTACAGATTGGTGGAAAGTTGGGTTCCCTCACCACTGCGTCAAAGTTTCTCCCCCGAAAGCCTGGTTACCATTGACCTTCCTTTGACtggggtgcgttcgattcacAGGCTATTCCGGATTAAGAATACGTGAAGAGATGACTTAAAACCGGGTATGTCTCGAGTTTTCAAGCAACAATggtaataaagatatgtttaaaatagctttttagcaggtgtttggcaattttaacGTGGATCTcagtaaaaacaaaagatatctaAAACTTCTATTacacgtattcctattccggaatacggtcaatcgaacgcacctttATTCTTCTTTGGTTTTTCTTGTATATAAATGCAAGAAATATTTCGTGTCTTGAGTTGAACTAAAAAATCGCTTGATATAAAGAACTCGATAAAGCCCAGTCACGCTGTGTTTACGAAGGTGTGTGGGTGGACTGAGAAGTATCAATGTTGTCAGTCAAATCCGTTTCTACCTAGCcgggttaaattggtgatcctcattcaGTTTCACCTAGGTTGAATATTTAAAGCAGCTATTAACCCCTCAATTAATCTTAGtacgtattcaacctaggtaaaatgaggatcaccaatttaagctaggtaaaaacggattttaccggcaacatcaATACCAGGTTACAACGAACGCATCACTATCGTTCAAGTATGAAATGTCCTATTGAGGCTTGTTCGTTGGCGTTCTTTCAGCATCTTGCAAAGATTGCGTTCATTTGCTTTGCTCCAGCAAATTCAAATCTCAACTTGCCTTGTTCACAGTCATGTCCAATGAAAGAGAATGAACATAAACAACGATATCCCCTCTCTGTAAAACCGGTTTGACAGGTTCCACCGTTCTTGCAAGGGTTGTTTCCACAAGCACTCTGTAAAAGAGGAAAATCGGTTACTTGTGATCATTAAAGTAGCTACCTGGGAACaagaagaataaaatatttttggcAGTAATTGTACTTTAAAATCAATTCTGGGAACAATGGAAAATAAGGAACCAAAGAACTCGACCTGAATGGCTCTTAGGCCTCTTAAGCCttgtatgttagctacgccgtGCTAATGAGGCCCAGCAAAGCTAAAACAGCTGTCCAAGGTTGCTAATTGACCGGCTGAAATGTTGTGCGCATGAGTGATGTGTTGGTCACACCGGGTTgatgttagcgtgtgtcaccttgctttttcgTTTTGTCTTTCACAGGAAAATtgggcatttttttttccagaacgTGACTCACCTCTGCTCCATGATACTTATAGGTTATGTTTTTCACCAGTTCGTTTCCATGCCTCTCATGAGTGGAATTATTTAATTCGCAGATGAAGTTTCCGTTGGGACTTGGCACTATTCTGAAGTTGTAGCTGTCACAGTTGGGTTCAACATAGCAACGCACTCTGCACGAGGATTCATTTGGAACTTGGACAACTTGGATCAGGTGATTTATCAGACGTCTGTTGTTAAATTGTTTAGCTTGATCAAAAGGCAGAATTCGACATTGttctaaagaaagaaaaagtgcTTGTTACTGAAAACTCACCGCAGATATTTCTGTGATAAATTATCACAAGGAGGTGTGTTCGGAAATCAGGATTTAGACACCAAAATAAATATTAGATCttcttaaaatttgttttcataCTCTGTGTTCGATTGGGAAAATAATCTGAAAATTCGAAGAAGGATTTAAATCCAGATTTCTCAATCAAACACTCCCTTTTAAAGGGTCTTCCCCACCAACTTCGAAGTCATTTGACCCATGATATCGTTAGCGTGTACTTTTGAACTGAAAAATAGTTTCAGTACTGGAAGGTGATAGGCAGATAAAAAGTGAAGAAGTTTTTTTATTCTCCTCACACGCTCGATCATGACCATTTGTACTATGTTGTACCAGAAGCACGTCAGTGACATTGAAGCGTTTAAccctggttcagagctggggttttatGAGTTAAAAATTTTGCTTATTTACGTAGCTCGTACATTTTCCTGCGCATGCAGcctcgatcttatttttgtccatatttgggcataaataGTGGtgtcttaaggtggctcaaagcagttttcCAGCACTTTCCAAGACGTAGATTTTTGATGGGACATAATTTCTACTCTTTATCAATTGATGCTACAAATTATCGCATCAAAATACTGCCCAATCAATAGCGAacgttggtattatttttgtgacacaataggttaccatagcaatactatgacctgctaaaaaacacccttaatttcagctttaagcgcttttattaaaaaaaaacggcacggtgaatttttttttttattacagacttttgattagcaggataagatgtaacttttggcaaagttttaaaaaaatctgtacatggggttcagagCCGTCTTAATTgttcgaaaattttaggtggctctgaaccccatgtacagaatttttttaaaaactttgcaaaagttacatcttatcctgctaatcaaaattctgttataaaaaaaaatttcaccgtgccgtttttgaaatataagcgcttaaagctgaaattaagggtgtttttagcaggtcatagtattgctatggtaacctattgtgtcacaaaaataatatcAACGTGTTCACCAGTGATTGGGCAGTTTTTTGATACTATGATTGTAGCATCAACTGATGAAAAGTGGCTATAATGAcacatcaaaatttaagtcttggaatgtgttggaaactgttttgagccacctaaAATCCCGcggctttgttccaaggaaaagcgTTGCAAGTTACACAGTTCAACGTCATGAGTTTCTGGTTGTACTCATTTTCGGGAAGTTACAAAACTCGAGGCAGTTTAGGCCTCTTGCATCACGTAAATTAATTAAGGAGATTGACAAAtgcctttttaaaaaataaaatctaaaGACGCAATGTATAAAGCCCCGAGCAAACCGCTTCAACGTTTGTTTGCTTCAACattcgttcgattttgttgaacgatgatGACTGCTGGGGTGAGCAAATGGTTTCAAGACATCATTTGATTCAACAGagcttcacgagaggcctggtattTAGTCCTAGGCTGtagccgcggttgttactatggatacggacatggacACGTCATTGAGAGaaaccgattagtgcgcacgcgcatataCTCAACAGTGGGGCAAACGGCtccaacttcattcaacattcgcgataacaaaagaaagCTCATTCAACATGTTTCATTGCGTCGAACGGAAATTGAAGCATATGTTGAAGCTTTTGACCTGGCCTTAAAAAAGAGCCTAGCCCTAGAACATTCAATATAAGTTTACTTTGCAATAAAATACTTCAGATTTATGCAATAATCACGAACTGAACGTAAATGCCGAAGGTATAATTGAAATCGGGAACGCTTTCCATTCcacaaaaaatttcaaaaaaatcggGTGAGGAATCAAATGGAACGGAAATATTCCGGAAAAACTTTCGGACATTTGGGTATACCTCACGAAGTGGTCCTGGAATTCGGGAATATTCCGAAACCATCGGAAAATCGCGTACCATTGGTTCATTCCTCCTCGGCGCAGTTCACGTTTACATTTTGGGGCAATACTCGTTAATGTGATTGGTTCTGAGCGACCAATCGGAAAATGCTGTGTCCCATGGGCCACACATGAAATCACTGAAATTTTAACTTAAATTTCTGGTTGAATGTCACATTGCAACCCTTTTTAACTGTTTCAAATGGCTAATATACGGTTCGTTAATTAGCTTAAATCTCGATTTGACTTGCAATGAACACTGTATCTACGTCAATGAGTTGACTTCTTGTGACTTCTTGTgcctgaaaatttcaattttgaacGTTGGTGTCATCCGTTCCCTGGATTGAGTTTATCTTGCAAACGAAACAAGGCATTGGATTTTTGAGGTTCTGGATTAGAGAGTTTTGAGAATTATTAATTCGCTTTATTAAGACTAAATATAAAGCACCAGCTTGGTAAAATTGATGTttcgggggtggaagctgaataattggacctcgattattcattattctttgtgtgttttgttcgaattattcattattcttttaaaatttttgtatgttattcattattcattattgcTTCAACGCACGAAGGACTTTTCCCTGTTAAATTCGAATTCAGGTTCAGGTTCAATATTGTAATACATTTGGGCATAATATAATACTGTCATATTACACTGAGAAATCTACTCGCTTTATGTCTTGTAAAACTTAACTGCTATTACAATGTAACTTTCACTTTAGCTCTAGCCTTTGCGCAGGCCACTCGTACGTACTTGCACTACTTATTGGTGAGTAATCTATACAAACATAACCTAAATGATGTCGAGAAACAGCACAAAACAGTGGAAAGATCATAAACGTCAATATAACGCTTTCATATGACAAAGTAAGGCATTGAAAATAATAACGAAACGACTTGTCTCTGTTAACACGTGTAGTGCCTGTGGTTGCGTTCACAATTTTCTGGGTAGTTTCCACTGCCTCAAACTaacactcaattaaaaaaaaaaatctaaaaaaacatTACAATACACCAAATAAAGTTTCTCTTTATAAAATTCTCAGGGGAACTACGATGCTCAAAAACTAATGACAATGACTATGCTCACAAACTTGAAGTCACAGCGAGACCTGTATGTACATAGGTTACGAAATTTTCCAAGTTAAGAGTCataattaatgcaaaaaaaaaaaaccgtctCCTCTTTTGACCCTCTAGAGAGTACCGTCAACTTGTGGGATTATAACTCAAAACAGGCGCGTTGCTGAACGCCCCGACCTAGTATTGACAGACACACGTCTAGGATGCTCATCAGAGGAGTCCTCATCCGaaacttcttcattttcaactAGTTCCTCGTCAGAGTCAATGTCACTATCAGCGCCACCTTCAGCAATCGTTCAATTCTATTCGCTTCATTTTGTGGGAGCTTGTAGGATTTAAAACCCAGCAGCATCAGTGATGATCTCGTCAATACTGTTTACACGGTCTACAATGGTATACGTTGAGTTTCTGTCATCCCGGTAGGCCTCTGAGAAAACGAACTTGTCGGCAGTGTCACTATTGTCAAGCCACAAAATGTGCACAACATTGTCAGTAAACACCAATTCGTTCCTATTTTTGTCCTTGACGAGGAGATCCTTCAAAAGCAGGGCAAGGAAAAACCCCATTGTTCTCTTCTGTGATTTTGCCTTACTGCGGTCACTTCCTCTGCCTTGAAGCACTGCCTTGAAACTTCACACTGCAGTAAGGATCGACTAAGGGGCAGCTCCCGATTTCCACATCACAAGTGTCTTATCTTAAAGACTCTACAGATTTCATAAATTTCATTGAAGAGAcgaaaatagaaaaaagaactttCCTTGCATCGATGGACGTCACAAGTCTATATACAAATATATCACAGGAAGAGGGAATCACTACAGTATGCAAagcatacgaaaactttcacaaaaataaccctCTAATCCCCACAAGCTATATCAAAGAAATGCTATGACTCATACTCAAAGAGAATTCTTTCCAGTTCAACGGAAAGAACTATCTACAAATTCAGGTGGCATTAAGTAAAGCCTATTTTTGCACGACCAATACACTTTACGAGCTTTTAGTGCAAGTAGAGATCCCGCGCTTATTTGCAAACTTTTCTGGAAGCCGAACCAATGAATTCTGTGTGCATATATTTCTGATGCTTAATAGTTTGTTTGAGGTTTAGTTATTTTCGGTCAATTAACTGTCTTCTCTGGGTCTCCGACTATTAGATTGCTCTGGGAGGCAACAGTTGTTAAAGGCTGTTCGCGCCTCGGATTTTACCAGCACTGAGCATACGTACATAAAAGGGGGATTAATATCAGTTATATGCACCGCACGTTCCAACTTGTCGGCGAACTCTGAAGACATTTTGCCCCTGTTTTCAGTCTGAACATTCTTGCCGTCTGAACTATATGGAGTATCGTAGCTTATGTGAGGAATGTATATAAGATACAGTGATAAGTTAAAGTTAGGGTAATATTTTAAATACTAACCTTGGGAAGAGCTGCGGTATGGCGTGAGACAAAACACCAAGAGAAAAAGCAAGCAAAACAACCCTGAAGATATCAGATATAGCCGATAACAATCCATTTCCAACGTAGAAGAAACCTTAACTACTTGAAGGAACTATCAGCTGCTTACCCAACagctacttacttacttaatacTGATTGGCCGACAGTAATTAAAAGGTGGCACAATAATAGTTTGGCTATGCCTTGAAAGGGAGCATTCATTAAAACAACAGATTGAACGAGAAGACACAAAactgtataataataaaatgaacacaaaattaatataaacgAATAAGTTTGAGCGGAAGTTCTAGAGGTATTAAGATGGTCGCAAAGAACTCCAGGGGGCTACCAGCTAAGCCCTCCAGTTCGCCATAGAAAGTCGCCGAGTGTTTTGCGACCTTGCATTTTCATTCTCAATGTGTTCAGTATTTCAAGTTCTCACTTCCGGTTTTATTTTTGTAAACTCAGAAAACATAAGAATATGTCTGTGGAGGAACGGGTTAACGCCCGGCTCGGCCAGTCTATTTGGGACTTACACACCACGGGGGTGTCACACGAAAATTCCCTGTACTTTAAATTTATAgtatgttttttcttttacttataTTTAAATCGTTGTCATTTCATTGTTGTCAAATGTAGATCGCAAGTGTTGATTATTTATCGTGAGTATCATCGCTTGATATCATGTAATTTACGTCATATTAAAAACAGAAGAGTAACCAGGTGTTGGAAAcatattcatgtaaaaaagcCTTCTCTGGTTAAGAACTTCCAGCAGATtaaagcctttaaaaactaagatgtaaatGCGCGAGATGGGAATATATACGAAATGGAAGtgtgaaaaaatattaaaaacggtaaaagggaaaaaaaatgcgCTAATCTAAAGAAATGGAATATTGTTTTGGCAAAGGCTTGGAGTTATTGTCTGCTTCATTAGTGTtagcggtgtgccaagattccaaagTTTTTCGAATTCGGAAGTTTCCTTTGTCAATCACTCTTGCATTGTTACGTGAAGTCAATAGACCAAGCGTGAGGTGACTCAATAGACTCACGCCAAGCGTGAGGTGCAATATTAGAGCCAGTTTTACAGCTGTTTATATTTCGAATGTGTTCCTTTTCCCTCTTTGAAAAACCCCTTCCAGTCTCATCAATGGAGCTCCAGGAACAATAGGCTCAGGGGATTTTATACAACACATTGGTTTGAAGTTCAATAGGAGACCTAAACTTAGGGGAAGGAATTCTTGTTGCAAGGTCTTGTGAGGTCTTGAGAGTCTGTGCAGAGGCCCACCCTCACCAGTCCACACGTATGAGGGAGCTCTAAAACGCTCTTTATGCAGAGAGCCTTATCAGTATAAGAGTTGTTGAACTCTTTCTCTCCCATGTGGGAAGGATTTTCTTGGCTAGCACGAGGCGCAGCCTCGTTTTTGTGCTAAACTTGTTTTCATCTCATGATGTCATAAAATGACTACTTTCATTTCTAATTCTGGCAGACTTATAAAACTCGTGGATTTCATGAGGTCTATTAGCTTGATGTCGGTTACCTCTCGGATTTCTTGGAGAAGTTTGTCTTAAGACGTGGTACACCTGAAAGCCGTTAGTGTTTCTGTGAAAAGGTTAGATCTATGCCTATAGACTGAAATGCTGTTTAGTAAACCTCTGAAACATCATCATAAtaggtgatgatgatgatcagtcattatgatcatcatcatcatcattacctATTATCATGGATTTCTTTTCCGTACCTTTTCCCCCATTCCAGGGGGCCTTGTTACGCTCTCACTTTGTAACACACTGCTTTTTCTTGTACATTAGTTTAGGCTTATATAGCCCATACTTGGATCATTTCAACTCACTTTGTCAGACAACCAATATTTCAATTGATGCTTTTCTAAAACTTTTCAGAGTCTGAAAGAGCAAATACGCAGTATCAGGGTTTCCACAGcttacaaaacaaagaaattcatTAGGAATTTTCTTGAATGCGGAAAATAAAAACTGTCATTGGATTCATGAGGGCGAAGGGATCCAACTTTGGACCAAAACTAAAAAGCAACTTTTGGTCTAAAAGTTGCTTTTTAAGCCTGTTGTTACAAccgtttattatatagacaggagtgttttactggaaattGCACCACTCCTAATATTCATACCAagctacatccgggacccgagtggcgtaaaGTGAAAAATCGGCTTATTGGTCTCACTTTGGGTAATTGATCAACTTTGTCGATTTGTTCCACCAACACGGCCCATAGTACAACCAAAAAATAACCCGAAAATAAACACTCATCAAATCAAACTCGCTTCCAGGACTTTTTCTCCCCCGAGAGTAGGGCCTATATAGctggctcaagtttaaagcatCGAattcagctgttttttttaaagtacaccgctgaccaggtactgattttttttttttattaaatcgcaggctcaagccaggttaacttaatgtaagaataaataacacgggagctccgcttttataTTTGGCTAAATCTTTGTATTATCTGAAGGATTCCTGAAACTAATCGGTAAACTGCGCTTACTTAGCAACTAACGAAGCCGAAAATGACCTAATAAAAAAGGGTGCTGAACGCCAAAAAACACAATTTATCAGGCTTCAGGTATTTAAAATGTGGATGACggtatccaccagataaatcactatcaggggataaacactagcgaaaccaattgaattatccagtggatagcgattCCATGATCCTCGCTctaacaactggggccagagtGTCTGCGCTACCGTAGCTCGATAGACAAATTGAAGATGCGTCATGTAGCGCTCATCAGCAACTTCCAGAGTAATTTGGATCTTAAGGATCAAGATCTACTGTGAATATCATGTGCGCAGtgatgaatttgaatttgattagTTCAGCGTGAATGCATGTTAGGCTTGGAGGCTTCTTTCCCTTATCCGTTGAAGTCACCAGAATaaggaataaataaatagaaccAAATAAGAAATgaattcgagaaaaaaaaacaaacaaacaaaggatACACTAAGTCTTTTAACCAGTCTTTTCCCCCCGAAAGGCATACCTTCGTCTTTTCATGCAAAAAGGTGTTCTAGTAATTGTGAGACTTGATTCCTTAAACTCTTACTCTGTTGTATCTTTCCAATCTCCTTGCGGTGCTTGATGTAGCTAGCAGACAGTCATATATCTTGTATTTTCCTGGAACTTGTTCTTCCAAGACTCTTCGCCTGAAGCCTGGACGTTCGCGGCTATTTAAAAATACGACTTTTCTTTCATTCTACAGCAAAAAGTATTAAGAAGAAGAAATTTCACGTTTTTCATGAAAAGACTAATTTCGATATAAATCAAATGTAGGACACGATTCAACCTCCTCATTTAAGCTTGAAATATCAGTTACCTTATAGAAAAGTTTTGAGCTGTAGTGGTTGTATCGTCCAACCAGTCTGGTAACGGCTTGAAATATTAAAGTTGGCAgtatttgtttaaaaagaatacgTGTTGTGTTTCGGGTCCCCAACCGAACTCGAATACGAAGGGGGGTGGGGATGATATTCGTCTCGCTTAAgagtgtaaatttcggattttggcctcacttagggtgttctttGGAAAACACCATCATATTAAgcccatatgtagccgtgaaggtctcagTTAGGGTTtcacgcgaagaaatataaaaatatatttcatatgttaaaaatatggtctcttttaggggtcaaaaaattTTGGGTGAAGCCCAGATTGGTCTTCTTTAGGGGTTTCATTCAGAATTTCCGACAagcatcccccccccccccttcatatgcaaagtccctccccccttccccggTGGGGCGGTTGATAAAGGTAAACTAATTTTACAGATCAGTGCACAAGATATGTAAGAATATTATTATCAGGTCTcaaaaaatataaacttttttgctttatattttacTCAAATACTAACCTTTTTTACAAAAGGT
The Montipora capricornis isolate CH-2021 chromosome 10, ASM3666992v2, whole genome shotgun sequence genome window above contains:
- the LOC138018367 gene encoding uncharacterized protein — its product is MDCYRLYLISSGLFCLLFLLVFCLTPYRSSSQEQCRILPFDQAKQFNNRRLINHLIQVVQVPNESSCRVRCYVEPNCDSYNFRIVPSPNGNFICELNNSTHERHGNELVKNITYKYHGAESACGNNPCKNGGTCQTGFTERGYRCLCSFSFIGHDCEQALFPRYETIGCFQDGPHRAIPSLEEKDPMLNGSYTERQNAIENATKQQKHEISASLQFRMEDGAHPVLQRTRPLTNTEDLQPVGLTVKEGRGPIRYTISQVIKSLDATWIP